A genomic region of Octopus sinensis linkage group LG2, ASM634580v1, whole genome shotgun sequence contains the following coding sequences:
- the LOC115225074 gene encoding uncharacterized protein LOC115225074, with amino-acid sequence MVERFHRQLKASIKASSGSSHWLEHLPLTLLGIRSTVKKEVGYTLAELVYGTALTLPGQMIKPVSSQDFHDPAQYVHRLQTSMLHLSPAGPRQQNVVSHVPKDINTWTHVFVRNDGIPSQLRPPYSGPYKVIKREQKYFVLDIGGKRNTVSIDRLKKAFIEEDLRSVPSVPRTDSPTPANTTDSAQARHTKSGRTVRWPASVAVVNILHVVKNYTT; translated from the exons ATGGTCGAACGTTTTCACCGCCAACTCAAGGCATCTATTAAAGCATCTTCAGGTAGTTCTCACTGGCTGGAACATCTCCCTCTCACCCTCCTTGGTATTCGATCCACGGTTAAGAAGGAAGTTGGATATACTTTGGCTGAACTCGTCTATGGCACAGCACTCACCTTACCTGGGCAGATGATCAAACCTGTTTCATCACAAGACTTTCATGACCCAGCACAATATGTGCACCGATTACAGACATCCATGTTGCATTTGTCACCTGCAGGCCCCAGACAACAGAACGTCGTTTCACATGTCCCAAAAGACATCAACACTTGGACTCATGTTTTCGTGAGGAATGATGGAATACCATCTCAACTTCGGCCACCATATTCCGGGCCCTACAAAGTTATCAAAAGAGAACAGAAGTATTTCGTTCTCGATATTGGAGGTAAACGAAATACGGTATCGATTGACCGTTTGAAAAAAGCCTTCATTGAGGAGGACTTACGTTCAGTTCCCTCTGTTCCTCGAACGGACTCACCAACTCCAGCAAACACAACAGATTCTGCACAAGCCCGGCACACCAAATCGGGAAGAACAGTTCGATGGCCAGCAAG TGTAGCAGTTGTCAACATTTTGCATGTAGTGAAGAATTACACAACGTAa